Within the Pseudomonas sp. SL4(2022) genome, the region GCACCAGGTCAGCGCCACCACCGATGCCGACGGCCGCGCCCAGGTACTGGTACGCAACGAAGGGCTGAATATCATCAGCGCGTCCATCGACCTACCCGTCAAAGGCGACAAGGATATCGAGACGCGCGGCCTGTTTACCTCGCTGACCTTCCTCGGCCAGGCGCACCACGAATAACCCATACTGAAAAATCACAGGCAATAAAAAGCCGGAGCACTGCTCCGGCTTTTTTATGGCACCGAATTACAGACCTTGCAGGGCATCCAGCAGCGCCTGGTTCTGCTCCAGCGTGCCGATGGTGATGCGCAGGAACTGGGCAATCCGCTGTTGCTTGAAGTGACGCACGATCACGCCCTGCTCGCGCAGGCCGGCCGCCAGGGTGGCCGCATCTTTGCCCGGATGACGGGCGAACACGAAGTTCGCCGCCGACGGCAGCACCTCAAAGCCCAGCTGCTCCAGCCCTGCCACCACCGCCTCACGGCTGTCGATCACCCGCTGGCAGGTTTGCTTGAAGTACGCCTTGTCCTCAAATGCCGCCGCCGCGCCGGCAATCGCCATACGGTCCAGCGGGTAGGAGTTGAAGCTGTTCTTGATGCGTTCCAAGGCTTCGATCAGGTCAGGATGACCGACCGCGATACCGACCCGCAACCCGGCCAGCGAGCGCGACTTGGATAACGTCTGGCTAACCAGCAGGTTGGGGTATTTATCCACCAGACTGATCGCCGTCTCGCCGCCAAAATCGATATAGGCCTCGTCTACCAGCAGCACGGTATCCGGGTTGGCCTGGAGCATGCGCTCGATGGCAGCCAGCGCCAGAGGACAGCCGGTCGGTGCGTTCGGGTTGGGAAAAATAATGCCGCCGTTGGGCCGAGCATAATCTTCCACACGAATCTGGAATTGTTCGTCCAGCGGCACCTGCACGAAGTCGATGCCATACAGGCCGCAATACACCGGATAGAAGCTGTAGCTGATATCCGGAAACAGCAGCGGTTGGCCGTGCTGGAACAGGCCGTGAAAAGCGTGCGCCAGCACCTCGTCGGAACCATTGCCGACAAACACCTGAGCCGTCTGCACACCGTAATAATCGGCCACTGCCTGCTTCAGGCGATCGCTATTGGGGTCCGGGTACAGGCGCAGGTTGTCGTTAAGCTCAGCCTGCATGGCGGCGATCGCCTTGGGCGACGGGCCATAGGGGTTTTCATTGGTGTTGAGCTTGACCAGCTTGGCCAGTTTCGGCTGCTCACCCGGCACATAAGGCACCAGGTCTTTGACGAAGGGGCTCCAGAATTTGCTCATCTGCCCTTCTCTCCTCGAATTCGATTCTGGGGTGAGGCGCGCGCGGCGCGCCCTGAAAACTCAGTTCTTGATGCGGTATTCAGCGCTGCGGGCATGGGCGGTCAGCGACTCGCCACGGGCCAGCACGCTGGCGACCTTACCCAACTCCGACGCACCCTCGGCCGAACAATGAATGATCGACGAGCGCTTCTGGAAGTCATACACCCCCAGCGGCGAGGAATAGCGCGCTGTGCCAGAGGTCGGCAGCACATGGTTAGGGCCGGCGCAGTAGTCACCCAGGGCCTCGGCGGTGTAGCGGCCCATAAAGATCGCACCGGCGTGACGAATCAGCGGCAGGTACTCGTCGGGGTTCGCCACCGACAACTCCAGGTGCTCCGGCGCAATACGGTTGGCCACCTCAATGGCCTGGGCCATGTCGGCCACCTGAATCAGTGCGCCACGGCCTTCCAGTGAAGTGCGCGCAATGGTTTCACGCTCCAGAGTCGGCAGCAATCTGGCGATGCTTTCGGCGACGCGATCAAGGAAGGCGGCATCTGGGCTCACCAGAATCGACTGCGCGTCTTCATCGTGTTCGGCCTGGGAAAACAGGTCCATGGCGATCCAGTCTGGATCGGTCTGGCCGTCACACACCACGAGAATTTCCGACGGTCCGGCGATCATGTCGATACCGACCTTGCCGAACACGTGGCGCTTGGCGGTGGCGACATAGATATTGCCCGGGCCGACGATCTTGTCCACCGGAGGCACGCTTTCGGTGCCATAGGCCAAGGCGGCCACGGCTTGCGCACCGCCGATGGTGAACACGCGATCAACGCCGGCAATGCAGGCGGCAGCCAGAACGATCTCATTGATCTCGCCACGCGGGGTCGGCACCACCATCACCACTTCCGGCACGCCGGCGACTTTGGCCGGAATGGCGTTCATCAACACCGAAGACGGGTAGGAGGCTTTGCCGCCCGGCACATACAGGCCGGCGCGGTCCAGCGGGGTGACTTTCTGCCCCAGCACCGTGCCGTCGGCCTCGGTGTAGGTCCAAGAGTCCTGACGCTGGCGCTCGTGGTACAGGCGCACGCGCTCGGCGGCCTTTTCCAGGGCGCTGCGCTGCTCGGCGGTGATGCGGGTCAGGGCCAGCTCCAGGCGCTCGCGCGGCAGGATCAGATCGGCCATCGAGGCGACATCCAGCCCATCGAACTGCTTGGTGAACTCGACCAGCGCCGCATCGCCACGCTCACGCACGACTTTAATGATGTCCAGCACGCGCTGGTTGACCGCGTCGTCCGAGACACTTTCCCAGCTCAGCAGATGATCCAGATGCTGGGCAAAGTCCTGGTCAGCAGCATTGAGTCGGCGAATAGCGATAGGAGCGGTCATAGCGGGCCTCTTAGATTGGCAAATGCTCAAGCGCCCGTAGAGTAACAACCACTCCGCGCGGGCACCTGAGAATTTTGGCTATAACGCGGATAGGCTAGGCCGCACAGGACGGCCATCAGACTCAGCGTGGATGTCGCGCTTCAACCGCATCGCGCAGGGTGTCGATCAACGCCTGAATGCGCGCGTGCTGCATCTTCATCGACGCCTTGTTGACAATCAGCCGCGAGCTGATCATGGCGATCAACTCCTGAGCTTCCAGACCATTGGCGCGCAGGGTGTTGCCGGTGTCGACCACGTCAATGATCTTGTCGGCCAGCCCCACCAGCGGTGCCAACTCCATCGAACCATACAGCTTGATGATGTCGACCTGGCGGCCCTGCTCGGCGTAATACCGTTTGGCCACATTGACGAACTTGGTGGCTACCCGCAGACGGCCTTTCGGCTCGGGCGCGCCAACAGCACCGGCGGTCATCAGCTTGCATTGGGCAATCCGCAGGTCCAGCGGCTCGTACAGGCCCTGGCCACCGTATTCCATCAGCACGTCCTTGCCAGCCACACCGAGATCGGCCGCACCGTGTTCAACATAGGTCGGCACATCGGTGGCACGCACGATCAGCAGGCGTACATCATCCAGGGTGGTGGGGATGATCAGCTTGCGACTTTTATCCGGATTCTCGGTCGGTTCAATGCCCGCCGCGGCCAGCAGCGGCAGGGTGTCATCGAGAATCCGGCCTTTGGAAAGAGCAATGGTCAGCATGGTCTTAGCCCGGCACGCGGCGAATCTTCGCCCCCAGCAGCTGCAGCTTCTCTTCGATGCACTCGTAACCACGGTCAATGTGGTAGATGCGGTCGATCAGGGTGTCACCTTCGGCGACCAGCGCCGAAATCACCAGGCTGGCGGATGCACGCAGGTCGGTGGCCATTACAGGCGCGCCCTTGAGGGGTTCAACGCCAGTGACGATGGCGGTGTTGCCTTCAACCTGGATCTGCGCCCCCATGCGGATCATTTCATGCACGTGCATAAAGCGGTTTTCAAATACGGTTTCAATCACCGTGCCGGTGCCCTCAGCAATCGCATTGAGGGCGATAAACTGTGCCTGCATGTCGGTGGGGAACGCCGGGTACGGAGCGGTGCGCAGGTTGACGGCTTTCGGCCGTTTGCCGTGCATGTTCAGCTCGATCCAGTCGTTGCCACAGGTAATTTCCGCCCCGGCTTCCTGCAGCTTGGACAGCACTGCTTCCAGGGTAGTCGGATCGGTGTCCTTGACCTTGACCCGACCACCGGTCGCCGCTGCCGCCACCAGGTAGGTGCCGGTTTCGATACGGTCAGGCATCACGCTGAAACGGGCACCGTGCAGGCGCTCAACGCCATCGATAGTGATGGTATCCGTGCCGGCACCGCTGATTTTCGCGCCCATAGCAATCAGGCAGTTGGCCAGGTCAACCACTTCCGGCTCGCGAGCGGCGTTTTCCAGCACGCTGCGGCCCTTGGCCAGGCTCGCGGCCATCATGATGTTTTCGGTACCGGTCACGCTGACGGTATCAAAGAAGAAGTGCGCGCCACGCAGGCCACCTTCTGGGGCCTTGGCCTTGATGTAGCCGGCTTCGACATCAATGATCGCGCCCATGGCCTCCAGGCCACGGATGTGCAGATCGACCGGACGCGAGCCAATGGCGCAACCACCCGGCAGGGCCACTTCGGCATAACCGAAGCGCGCGACCATCGGGCCGAGCACCAGGATCGAGGCGCGCATGGTTTTCACCAGCTCATAGGGTGCAACCAGGGTCTTGATCGCCCGCGCGTCAACTTCGACGCTGAGCTTCTCGTCGATGATCGGCTCGATCCCCATACGACCGAACAGTTCGATCATGGTGGTGATGTCATGCAGGTGCGGCAGATTGCAGATGGTGACCGGCGCGTCACCGAGCAGGGTGGCGGCGAGAATCGGCAGGGCAGAGTTCTTGGCCCCGGAAATGCGGATTTCGCCATCGAGGCGCACACCGCCGGTAATAATCAGTTTGTCCATGATTCTCTCGGTTTAGGAGCGCGCGGCCCAATCGGCACGGCTGAAGAATTTCATACTCACGGCGTGGATGCTGCCATCAGCGATCCAAGCGTTGAGGTGAGCGTAAATCTGTTGCTGGCGCTTGACCGGGCTGAGGGCCGCCAGCTCGTCACTGATCAGGTTCAGCTGAAAGTTGCAGCCTTCGCCTTCGACTTCCACTTGGGTATCCGGCAATTTAGCCTCAAGGAGACTCTTTACTTCTAAGGCTTGCATGCTCAACCTCGATCAATGCATGAATTAACGATTGCCGAGCTGACGCTCGCGGGTCGAGCATCATACAAAAAAGCCCCCCGCCTGCGAACCCCGCATTATCAGCCGCCGACCGAAGCCGTGATCAGGCTTGCAGCGGAAGAATTTCCAGCAAACCGCAGACACTGGCGATTTCGCGCATATCGTTGGGCAGGTTACGCACGCTCAGCGTCTTGCTGTGGGCACTGGCGTCACGCATAAAAGCCAACAGCAGCGACACACCGACGCTGCTGGATTTTTCCACACCGCTGCAATCGATCACGCAGTCAGCGGCCTGACTGGCCTTGAGCAGCCTTCCGCCCTGCTCGCGTAAGGCTGGAGCACTCAGGTAATCCAGCACGCCAACCAGTTGCAGAACTCCGGGCGCAGCCTCAGTGATATTCGCCTGACTCACGAGGCATTGGCCCCTTGCCGCGCCTTGGCAACGGTCTCGGCCCAGTTGTCGATCACCTTGTCCAAGTCATTACGATTGTCCTGCATGGCCTGGGCAAACTGGTCGCGGAACAACTTACCGACGTTGATGCCATTGATGACCACGTTGCGCATTTTCCAGGCACCGTCCTGACTGACCATGGTGTAGGACAGCGGATACACCGTGCCATTACCGTCCTTGATTTCCATGTTGACCGAGGTGCGCTCAGGATCCTGCTGACCACTCACCGGCAGTACGCGGATATCCTGATTGTTGTATTCGAGCAGGGCGTTGCCATAGAACTGCATCAGGCTGCGCTTGAAGTTTTCCTGAAAGCGCTGCATCTGCTCGGGCGATGCCTGACGCGAATAGCGCACGGTCATCACCCCGCGAGAAATCCCATCCACATCCACAACCGGACCGAGAATGCTGTCCAGTGCGTTGTAGAACGCCCCTGGATCCGTACGGTAACGCTCTTTATTGGCTTTAAGGTCAGCCAACAGGGTGCTGGTGGTCTGCTGCACCACCTCATGGGCTGCCGGCGCCGCCTGCAACGAGCAGGACAGTAAAGCCAGGGTAACCAGCAAGCCGTTTCGCAGTGTTCTGAGCATCTTCAATACCTCTTACTTGTTGGCCTGGTCTTTATTGACCGAATTGAGCAGGAACTTGCCAATCAGGTCTTCCAGCACCAGCGATGACTGCGTGTCGTGGATGGTGCTGCCTTCACGCAGCACCTCCTCTTCACCACCCACACTAATTCCGATGTATTTCTCACCCAGCAGACCGGCGGTGAGAATCGAGGCGGTGGAATCTGCCGGCAGATTGTCCACCGCATCATCCAACTGCATGGTGACGCGCCCCATGTAGCTGTTACGGTCCAGATCAATGGCCGTAACCTTGCCAATCGTGACGCCCGCCATGGTCACCTTGGACCTCACAGTCAGACCGGCAATGTTGTCAAAGTGCGCATAGACCTTATACGTATTATCGCTGCTGCCCACCGCCAGGCCGCTGACGCGCAAGGCCAGTAGCAACAAGGCCAACAACCCGGCCAACAGGAACAAGCCGACACCCACTTCCAGCGCGCGGTTCTGCATCAAAAATCTCCAAACATCAAAGCGGTCAGAATGAAGTCCAGCCCCAATACGGCGAGCGAGGCGTACACCACCGTCTTGGTGGTGGCACGACTAATCCCTTCCGAAGTCGGCTCACAGTCATACCCTTGGAACACGGCGATCCAGGTCACGACAAACGCGAAAACCATGCTCTTGATCACACCATTGAGCACATCTTCACGAAACGAAACACTGCTCTGCATATTGGCCCAGAACGAGCCCTCATAGACCCCGAGCCAGTCGACGGCGACCATTGCCCCACCCCAGATGCCGACCACGCTGAAGATCATCGCCAGCAGCGGCATTGAGATAAACCCCGCCCACAGACGCGGAGCGACAATGTATTTGAGCGGATCCACGCCGATCATCGCCAGACTGGACAACTGCTCGGTGGATTTCATGTTGCCAATTTCCGCTGTCAGCGCCGAGCCGGCACGACCAGCGAACAGCAATGCGGTCACCACCGGCCCCAGCTCACGCAGCAACGTCAAGGCAACCATCTGCCCCACCGCCTGCTCAGAACCATACTTGGCCAAAATGCTGAACCCCTGCAGCGACAGCACCATGCCGATAAAGATGCCCGATACGACAATAATGGCCAGGGACATCACCCCAACCGAATACAGCTGTTTGATCAGCAACTGAAAACTGTTGCCCGTAGCACCACGCCCCAGCAAGGCGCGCAGCAGGAAAATCCCCGAGCGGCCCAATGTAGCGACCACGTCGATACCAGCGCGACCGAACAGGCGCACCCGCTCGAGCACAGACGTCTTGCGCATCAGCGCCCCCCAGCAGGTCGTCGCGGTAATTGGCCGCAGGAAAATGAAAGGGCACCGGCCCATCTGGCGTGCCTTGCATGAACTGGCGCACGCGCGGGTTATCCGAAGCCATCAGTTCAGCCGGCGTGCCCTGCCCCAACACCTGGGTATCCCCCACTACATAGATGTAGTCAGCGATGCTGGCGGTTTCTGCCAGATCATGGGACACCACGATACTGGTGATGCCTAGTGCATCGTTGAGCAGGCGAATAAGACGCACCAACACGCCCATGGCAATCGGGTCCTGGCCGACGAACGGTTCGTCATACATGAGTATTTGCGGATCAAGAGCAATAGCCCGTGCCAGCGCCACACGACGCTTCATGCCACCCGAAAGCTCGTCAGGCATCAAGTCCAGCGCACCACGCAGACCCACCGCCTGCAATTTCATCAGCACGATGTCGCGAATCATCTCTTCCGGCAGCTGGGTATGCACCCGCAGCGGAAAGGCGACGTTCTCGAAGACATCCAGATCAGTAAACAGCGCACCACTCTGAAACAGCACACCCATCTGCTTGCGCATGTCAAACAGCTCGCTACGCGACAAGCCCGGTAAATTCACACCATTGACCCAGACCTCGCCCTCACTGGGCTTGAGCTCAGCAGCGATCAGGCGCAACAAGGTGGTCTTGCCGCAGCCAGACGGCCCCATAATGCCGGTCACTTTGCCGCGCGGGATTTGAATATCGACACTTTTGAAAATATCCCGCTCGCCGCGCTTGAAGCTCACACGCTTCAGCTCAACTGCGTACGGACTCTCGGCGCTCATCTGGACTCCTTGCTCAACGCGTGCCTGACTGACGTACCGCCCTGAACAAAGGACACTACTGATCGTCGAACGTACCGAAAATGGGGCGCGAACTATACCACCAGGGTCAACGCCACCCAAGATTGAACTTGTTGCGGAAGATAAGCGCCTCACAGCCCTGCAACGGTAAAGACTGGGCAGACGCCCCTTTACCGTTATAATCGGCAGCTTTACTCCCAGCCCCAGAGATTCAATGAGCCAGCCAACCGAACTGATTCAGTCCGCGCAGCGCACTATCCGCTTGGAAATTGAGGCGATACAGGACCTGCTGCAGCGCATCAACGGTGACTTCGTACGCGCCTGCCAACTGATTCTTGGCAGTAAGGGCCGCGTAGTCGTGGTCGGGATGGGTAAGTCCGGTCATGTGGGCAACAAGATTGCAGCCACCCTGGCCAGCACAGGCACCACGGCTTTTTTCGTACATCCCGCCGAGGCGAGCCACGGCGACATGGGTATGATTACCCGCGACGACGTGGTACTGGCCCTCTCCAACTCCGGCTCCACAGCCGAAATCGTCACCCTGCTGCCACTGATCAAACGCCTGGGCATCACCCTGATCAGCATGACAGGCAATCCCGACTCCCCTTTGGCCAAGGCTGCCGAAGTCAATCTGGACGCCCGCGTCACTCAGGAAGCCTGCCCACTGAATCTGGCCCCGACGTCCTCCACAACAGCCTCGCTGGTTCTTGGCGACGCATTGGCCATCGCCCTTCTGGAGGCGCGCGGCTTCACTGCCGAAGATTTCGCATTCTCCCACCCAGGTGGCGCCCTGGGCCGCCGCCTACTGCTCAAGGTAGAAAACGTGATGCACACCGGCAACAACCTGCCCCAGGTTAGCCGTGGCACCTCACTGCGTGACGCACTATTGGAAATGACCCAGAAAGGCCTGGGCATGACCGTAGTAACCGAGGCTGATGGCCGCCTGGCAGGCGTTTTCACCGACGGCGATCTACGCCGCACCCTGGATCGCAGCATTGATGTACGCCAGGCGACCATTGACGAGGTCATGACCCGTCACGGCAAGACTGCTCGGGCGCACATGCTGGCAGCAGAAGCCCTGAAAATCATGGAAGACCACAAGATCAACGCCCTGGTCGTGGTGGATGAGCAGGATCAGCCAATTGGCGCGCTCAACATGCACGATTTGCTACGCGCTGGAGTGATGTAATGAGCACTGACGTGATAAATACCGAACTGACGCAGCGCGCCCAGACGATCAAACTGGCAGTCTTTGATGTCGACGGCGTACTGACTGACGGCAAACTGTACTTCCTGGTGGACGGCAGCGAATTCAAGACTTTCAACACCCTCGACGGCCACGGCATCAAGATGCTGATCAACTCCGGCGTCCACACCGCCATCATCAGCGGCCGCAAGACCCCTGTAGTTGAGCGCCGCGCACAAAACCTCGGGATTCAACACCTTTACCAGGGCCGCGAAGACAAACTGGTGGTGCTGGATGAACTGCTCAGCGAACTGGGCCTGACCTACGACCAGGTCGCCTACCTGGGTGACGATCTGCCGGATCTCCCCGTTATGCGCCGTGTCGGCCTGGGAATGGCCGTTGCCAGCGCTAATGGTTTTGTCCGCCAACACGCCCATGGCATCACCCAAGCCCGCGGCGGTGAAGGGGCCGCACGCGAGTTCTGCGAACTGATCATGCGCGCCCAAGGCACCCTTGAAGCCGCTCAAGCCGCTTATCTATAGGCCAACCATGCCCCGTAAATCGCTCAACGTTCTGCTGTTCGCCTGCGCAGCCCTGCTGGTAGCAGCCCTCGGCTACTGGAATCTCAACCCAGATAGTTTCAACCAGCAGACACAAACAACGGCGACCGACAATGCCATCGACTTCTACGCCAACAATACCTATACCGTGCAGTACCAGGCTGACGGCAAACTGCACTACGAACTGACAGCCGACAAGGTCGAGCACATCAAGGCCAGTGACATCACCCTGATGACAACCCCGAACATGAATCTGTTTCGCGGCAGCGAACTTCCCTGGAAAATCAGCAGTGAACGCGGCGAAGTCTCACCAGGCGGAGTCGAGGTCGAACTGATCGACAAGGTGCGTGTCGAGCGCACCGACGCCAAAGGTCGCCCGACCATTCTCACCACCAGCCGTCTGACCGTATTCCCCGAGAAGGAATATGCGCAGACCCAGCAAGCCGTTAGAATCGACACGGCCAATGGGGTGACCACGGCACAAGGAATGAAAGCGTACATGAATGACGGCAGGATGCTCCTGCTGTCCAACGTAAGAGGTCAGCATGAGGCTCGTTAACACCCTCCCCCTACTACTTAGCCTCAGTGCGGCACTTGGAAGCGCCAGCGCCTGGGCCTTGCCATCCGACCGCGAACAACCGATTCGCATTCAGGCTGACAGCGCCGAGCTCGATGACAAACAAGGCGTGGCCGTCTATCGCGGCGACGTAGTCATCACCCAAGGCACCATGAAGGTTACCGGCGACACCGTGACCATTACTCAGAGTGCCCAAGGCGATGTTGAGGTATTTACCTCCGTCGGCCAGCCCGCCTATTACGAACAACTGCCGTCAGCCGACAAGCAGATCGTCAAGGCCTACGGCCTGACTATCCAGTACTTCATGGCCAACGAGCGCGTGGTACTGATCGACCAAGCCAAGGTGATTCAGGAAGGCAACACCTTCGAAGGCGAGAAAATCGTCTATGACACCCAGCGCCAGATCGTTAACGCCGGCCGCGCCACAGGCACCAATGTGACTGCGCCACGTCCGCGCATCGACATGGTGATCCAGCCGAAGAACAAACCAGCCGACCAACAGGCGCAGTAATAATGGCCACATTGAAAGCCCAACACCTGGCCAAGAGTTACAAAGGCCGCCAGGTCGTGCGCGACGTCAGCCTGAACATCGACAGCGGGCAGATCGTCGGCCTGCTTGGCCCCAATGGGGCCGGCAAGACCACCTGTTTCTACATGATCGTCGGTTTGGTCCAGGCCGATCAGGGCCGCGTGATGATCGACGATCTCGACGTCAGCCATCAGCCCATGCATGGCCGCGCCCGCGCCGGAATTGGCTACCTTCCCCAAGAAGCCTCGATCTTTCGTAAACTCAGCGTGGCCGACAACATCATGGCCATCCTGGAAACCCGCAAGGATCTCAACAGCAGCGCGCGCCAACAAGCGCTCGAGGGGCTATTGCAGGAGTTCCACATCACCCACATTCGCGACAACCTGGGCATGAGTTTGTCTGGGGGAGAGCGCCGCCGGGTGGAAATCGCTCGCGCCCTAGCCACCAACCCAAAATTCATCCTGCTTGACGAACCCTTCGCCGGTGTCGACCCGATTTCCGTGGGTGATATCAAACAGATCATCCACCACCTCAAGGCCAAAGGCATCGGCGTACTGATCACCGACCACAACGTGCGTGAGACACTGGATATCTGTGAAACCGCCTATATCGTCAACGACGGTCAACTGATCGCCGAAGGGGATGCAGAGGCAATCCTGGCCAACCAGACAGTAAAAGAAGTGTACCTAGGCCATGAGTTCAAGCTGTAACCACAGCTTTTCTCGGGCCTGCGGCAGCCAAGACTAGGCAAAACCCCAAAAGTCAGGCATATAATTTGCTTCCTAGTGGCGATTTTAACAACGCCCTGTAGTGGATTGCGCACAGACGCCGGTAAATAAGGTCTGCAATGAAACCATCGCTAGTCCTGAAGATGGGCCAGCAGCTGACGATGACACCGCAGCTGCAACAGGCCATCCGCCTACTCCAACTGTCGACCTTGGATCTGCAACAAGAGATTCAGGAAGCCCTGGAGTCCAACCCGATGCTCGAACGCCAGGAAGACGGCGATGATTTCGACAATTCGGACCCCATGGCCGATGGCGCAGAGAGCGCCAGCTCCAGTGAACAGCAGGACACCCCCTACCAGGAAACCAGCTTTCAGGAAACCACACAGACGGTGGACAACCTGGAAGAAGGCGATTGGGGCGAACGCATCCCCAATGAGCTGCCCGTAGA harbors:
- the lptA gene encoding lipopolysaccharide transport periplasmic protein LptA; protein product: MRLVNTLPLLLSLSAALGSASAWALPSDREQPIRIQADSAELDDKQGVAVYRGDVVITQGTMKVTGDTVTITQSAQGDVEVFTSVGQPAYYEQLPSADKQIVKAYGLTIQYFMANERVVLIDQAKVIQEGNTFEGEKIVYDTQRQIVNAGRATGTNVTAPRPRIDMVIQPKNKPADQQAQ
- the lptB gene encoding LPS export ABC transporter ATP-binding protein produces the protein MATLKAQHLAKSYKGRQVVRDVSLNIDSGQIVGLLGPNGAGKTTCFYMIVGLVQADQGRVMIDDLDVSHQPMHGRARAGIGYLPQEASIFRKLSVADNIMAILETRKDLNSSARQQALEGLLQEFHITHIRDNLGMSLSGGERRRVEIARALATNPKFILLDEPFAGVDPISVGDIKQIIHHLKAKGIGVLITDHNVRETLDICETAYIVNDGQLIAEGDAEAILANQTVKEVYLGHEFKL